The following are from one region of the Miscanthus floridulus cultivar M001 unplaced genomic scaffold, ASM1932011v1 fs_238_2, whole genome shotgun sequence genome:
- the LOC136530942 gene encoding uncharacterized protein: MLLLDACYVLVHFGGVDAGGRSGNGGDMMEAIGVVRDVIYLAENQIPFFVIDEIHKLTTPDGGSVSVADSIAGYIRELLRGQQYSVATPGVAGPPGPSNLLHLLHMHLTPTVALSSSCTTGDRVIGKQHWFGRWCSATEYYCVGVGFRSWPLVVKGARSILDVKLDNRGGTLEIPRLKIDAGTSRLLRNLMALEQSNPAEAGSHVTAYCVFLSQLAGTVRDVELLLRRGIIAHGLGSHDEVAACLADLCKGVAFRGDDPGGNYLRTTWQGLEESFRSRPRRWEAWLMLRNPWLAIGLTAAAVGLVCTVVQAVYAVSSYTPNA, translated from the coding sequence ATGCTGCTGCTTGACGCATGCTACGTGCTAGTCCATTTCGGCGGCGTCGACGCCGGCGGACGCAGCGGGAACGGCGGCGACATGATGGAGGCCATCGGGGTGGTGCGCGACGTGATCTACCTCGCGGAGAACCAGATACCGTTCTTCGTCATCGACGAGATCCACAAGCTCACCACTCCGGACGGTGGCAGCGTCTCTGTAGCTGACTCGATCGCGGGCTACATCCGGGAGCTCCTGCGGGGGCAACAGTACTCGGTGGCGACGCCGGGGGTGGCTGGACCTCCGGGGCCAAGCAATCTTCTGCATCTGCTGCACATGCACCTGACGCCCACCGTTGCACTGTCGTCGTCATGCACGACCGGCGACAGAGTCATCGGCAAGCAGCATTGGTTCGGCCGGTGGTGCTCGGCGACAGAGTACTACTGCGTCGGCGTGGGGTTCAGGAGCTGGCCTCTTGTCGTCAAAGGAGCTCGCTCGATCCTTGATGTGAAGTTGGACAACCGCGGCGGCACGCTGGAGATCCCGCGCCTGAAGATCGACGCCGGGACGTCGCGGCTCCTGCGCAACCTGATGGCGCTGGAGCAGAGCAACCCGGCGGAGGCGGGGAGCCACGTGACGGCGTACTGCGTCTTCCTGTCGCAGCTGGCCGGCACGGTGCGGGACGTGGAGCTGTTGTTGAGGCGCGGGATCATCGCGCACGGCCTCGGCAGCCATGACGAGGTTGCCGCCTGCCTGGCGGACCTCTGCAAGGGCGTCGCGTTCAGGGGTGACGACCCTGGCGGCAACTACCTACGCACGACGTGGCAAGGGCTGGAGGAGAGCTTCCGGAGCCGACCACGCCGGTGGGAGGCGTGGCTCATGCTCAGGAACCCGTGGCTCGCCATCGGGCTCAC